Sequence from the Fundulus heteroclitus isolate FHET01 chromosome 7, MU-UCD_Fhet_4.1, whole genome shotgun sequence genome:
TTAAAAGCAAACGAACGCAAACCAAAATCTGCCGAAGACAAGATGGGACAGAACTTAAGatttagataaaacaaagaGTGAACTGGTAGATGAAGATCAACCTTCAGGACAGCTAAAAAGCAGGAATGTTCATctgttttggggttttcatgGGAGTATGGTTTGAGCTTTGCGAGTGTTTACAGAAATGTGATTTTCAACGATGTCTCACATGATCACTACAACTTTGATGCATACCTGATGTGCTTGATTTGTCCAAGCGTAACTGCAGCATTCTGGACTAATGCTTCATTTTTAAAGGCTAGTTTGAGGCTTGTGGCTTCACAAAAATGTTGAATATCAGTAATTTTAGAGACTGAACTGTTTGTTTATTcgattaaatacattttcggAATAGGAAGCAGATACTAAAAACCAAAAAGTGACAATTTTGTTTAACATTAACAATTGGAACTGAAACTATCCAAGGAAAATGGCAATTTATATTTAATCTGATGTTTTAATCAGTCATTGTTTCCTGCAATATTCTATGGTTTGCAGATTACATGTAGTtttgggtgaaaaaaaaacaacaaatatttaaagagAAAGCAAAGCTACTTATTAACGTGGATTTGTGAGGCAATAAATACTTTTCATAAGACCAAACAGGGTTGGAGACTCTGGCAACATGGAAGGTCCCGCCAACATTATATGGCCGTCATTTATAGGATTTTGTATCTTTTACACCAATTTACCTGACAGCGTCAGTGTAGAAGAGGTACTCCTTCAGTTGGTCTGCATAGTGCTCCTCCTCTTCAAGAATGTCGTCTATTGATGCAGCATACCTGGACACAAAGACACCAAGCTCTTCATTTGGAGATGAGCCAAACACGAAACATGTAGTTTCAGTGCGTGTGAACACAGTGCTTATCAGTAACTAAGATAAAACGATCAAGTGTTAGCAGAAGGGTGAAAGATAGGAGGCCCAGCCTGCTACTTACGTGTCCATGTGGTGGCCAGCACTCTGCAATCCATCCCccatttctttttctattgCACTCCACTCACTGGAAAACACAATTTGGCCACGTTTACTCCAGTATTTGGCTTCAAACAACCAGAGGagttttaaataattcagagtactctttttttccttcttcattaTACATTTATTTGGATACATTCTTCTACagctaaatgttttaatcaGACGTCGCCttcaaaatgattaaaatggCCCTTTAAGCATAACATTTCAGACTAAAAGTCTTCTTTCAATAAGGATGGGAAAGATTTCATTGTTAAATCATCAAAACCGTATCAATGTAGAAAAATTATCCTAAACAATGGTTTACCTGAAAACTCTGCCGTAGTTGGCATGGACTTTATAAACTCCATACAGTCTGTCCGCCACTcgctgaaacaaaaaaaacagcaacatttggatttgttttattttactttaagcGCTCTACTTGTTTAAGGTTTTCAGATTACATTCCAATTACTGTCAGAAGCTTCACTAAAATGTTAACGTATGCTTaattaaatgtgaatattgcTTGTgaccatgaaaaaaataaaaaataaaacataaaaaatagagTGACTGATGACAGAAGCATCCAAAATCTAGGAGCAGATTATCCACAGAAGTTGAAACAATGAAAGTcagttttttaagaaaaatttatatcacatcatgaagctgcaaacataaaccaagaaaatataaataactacataaatgatttaattgaaagCTAAATGTGTGCTGGATCCATTATGTCCGAACTCACCGCTCTGATCCTGAGTAACTGAGAGATGACCGTGCTCAAATCATCACTGTAGTGTTTCAGAGCCGTGAATCTCctgaaaaacagaacatttttctctttcagtttATACTGAACTTCAGCTTTAGCCATTTTTAAACACTCTTTGTCTCACAGCCAACGTAATTGCAGTTCTCATGGATATTTAATGAAGTCTGCTAATTAacagtttatataaaaaatttaaaaaggtgcttcactttcagaaaactCAAGTGTCTTCAGACCGATGGGTATAATTTACTTTCTTTATTTGTTCTTAGATTACTTTTGATAGGGGTATGACGTGTTCCTTTAAGAGCTCTTTTAGCTCTCACAGTTGTAATACAGGTTCTAtttaaggtaatttaaaaaagaaattgtctTTCACCTACTTGTCAGGATTCTTGACTCTGAACATGGCACTTAATGACTTTAATCTGGAGTCCACCTTTTggaaaagaagattttttttttatttacatatgaAGTGCGGAAAATCTCAAATGTGATCCAATGCAATATCACACGGCAATACCAAGATTAGCAGGACTAAaactatatataaatacattcagCAACAGAAACTTGATCCAACCTTGTCTTGGAAACCTGTCTCGAGAACTGCTTCCCTCCATCCCTTTTCCTGAGGGCACAGGCCAGACAGGGATACAACAATAtgtaaaataagtaaagatAGAGTCAAAGGTCAACAGTATCaaatacaaaactaaaaaactaaTTCCAAAACAGTATTGAGCCATGGATTTGCAGTTTTTGGTCTCAAATTGCAATATTGTTTAACTCAAAAAAATTTAACCCTAAACtgtatcattattattattattattacagtgaGGTCAATATGACCATTTAACCCACCATTTGGCTTGGTATCCTAACCTGCCTGCAAGGACATTGGTTCAGTCCAGCTACAACTGAACCGGTACAGACTGAAAATTTAGACTGAGTATGCTGGCTGCTGTATGAGTGCATCAATTATCCTTTTAAAATTGCACAGCAAAAAAGTAGCAGAAGAGCTAAATGCAAACTGCTCACTGGAACCCTTATAATGagacaaaacccaaaaacaatgtatttttttgtaccatttATCTGAGTCGCAAAGCCATGTTTGCAACAGCTTTGAAGCTcggggtttagatcaaagctatACTGGAAACATTCAAGTTGTCAAATAGCAGTGGACAACAAAAAGGGCCATTAGGAAATCTATATCTGGTTACAAACCTctgtgaggaagaggaagaaaatgttGTCATTAGACAGAACAGGATGCGATGCAACACGCAGCAGGAAGTTTTCCAGACCAACTCTCCGCCGCTCTACAAAATCTGGGTCGAGGTTATCCGCTGAAAGCTTGTGCCACACAAACTCTGCCTGCAGGAAATGCAATCAGGTCAACGAACCGAAGCTGGTAACGGCAAAAAACACAGGCCTCTGAAGCGATCCATGCGACTGGTCCCCAGGTTTAATAACTGGTCCACAGTCGTACCGCAGCTTAAGTTTCACTCACCCTTTTCTCTGGCAGCGGAGGGATGATGACGTAGGGGTACGTGACCAGGAGGTACGTTCTGAGAAGCTCAAACTCACTGTAGCGTCTCCACAAAGTGTCCGGTGCAGGTGGCACCCCTCCTTCTGAGACCGTTTCAGCCGGCCTTCgggcagagagagagatgggATGAAACGGCATTTTATCATTAAAGATACTAGGAAAAGTGAGATTCTGTTCTTACTTGATACCAGATGGAGCCGAGGGaagaagacacaaaaaacaatttCACTCTTATGTTtgtggtgcatttttttttttttttttttacatttgtcttacaaaagaataaatcattttgtaataaaatattgCCAAGCACCCCTGCTGTTGAAGTACCTGAACTGCAACTTCCAGTTCAGTAGGGAAGGGTTACTTTACTCCTTAAGCAATTTGGGTACAAAGCATTTGTAATGATATGTTGGCATCTGACTCAGCCTAGATGAAGACGAGTCATCCTTACAGCTGCTCTCACTGATTGTAATAATGCTTTGTGAGTTTCTAAGCTGCTCAATCCATTGGGGATCCTTATTAAAGGTTACTCAGCAAGGCTCTCTGTTTggttcagttcaattttattgcCCATCAACTGACATTTATCCTGTCCTGACCCGACACATTAAAAAATGCTGTCATGACATACTGTATGAATCACATTTAAAATTCACACAGAGCAACAGACATAGCAGAAGAGCAACTGAAACGGATTAAAAAGCAATTAAAGATAATGAAAGAGTGCGCAcactaaaaaaatacataattacctggacagtcatttttttttggtaagtGTTTGCACGGCTGGCAGAATGAAAGATTTATTGTATAAATGCAAACTCACAGCCAGATGGAAGCAATTGAGATGGAGTTACGGGGCTGAAAGGCATCTGTTGACAGTAGCATTAAAAATTCATATATCATGAGAAGTTTTCGGGACTTGCTTGTTCGCATTCCAGGCTAGTCCAACACATTTAGAGGATATGTTTGGGTCTCTTTCGCACAGGTGACCCTAGCAGGGATTTCTATGTAACTATAATATGCTTTCAGCCAGAAGATAAATGCACTTATGAGATGTGGAAGGCCACATGCATGACAAAGGATACCAGAACAGATGAGTAACAATGTCATCCATTATTCTCAAAAGGGTTTCAAAGTAATTTTCTGACACCTTTGAACTCCAGCAAACGGTGAGAGTCATTATCCATGAAATATGGACCAGTGCTGTACCTTCCTTAACAGTGGCTGAACcgccaaaattactccaagagcacaTTTCGCTCTCAACCAGGAGGCCATAAAGGAAGCCAGAACATCATCTAAAGAACTGCAGATCTCATTTACATCACTGAACAGCTGGAAAGAGACTGGGCATAAAAAAGGCATCTGTAGCGtaattaaaggggaaaaaaaagtctgacttCTTTGGATGTTTATGTCCTGTTTAATCTGGACAATTGGGGAAATGAACTGAATGAGTGTTCTCTACCAAAAAGTCCTGAATGTGTCCatccatcagtttgtgaccttcAGCTCTGGGACACTTGTTTTTTGcggcaggacaatgatccaaaccACACAGACGAGTTGACCTCTGACtaaattgtttttcaaaaaggttttggagtggcctagtcaaagcctacACTTAAAATCTGACAGAGATGCTGTGGTGTGATGATGAACAGGACACCaacgctggaaaaaaaacaccaatgtGGCTGAATGAAAACTATTCTGGAAAGCCGATTGGGCCAAAAATCCTCCACACCAATATAAGACTGACAGAAAATCTGATGACAACAATCAATTATTAagccttttcttcttcccccaCAAATACATGAGACCATTGTTTGAAAAACACGGTTTATTCAGGTCATCCGTGTCCAATATCAAAATTTAATTAGGATGATCTGAATTATTGAAGtgacaaaactgcaaaaaacagaagaaatctgtagcTAGTTCACTGTAAGTTTATTGTGCATGAATGtggctttaaagaaaaaagttccCCTTTTTGGAACCATTTTTTTGCACCAGGTGCTCCTGTTTTATTAGCTAGAAGGCATACAGGCAACAAGCAAACGTGACCAGCCTGTGAATGAGAGCACAGCCTACCGTGTCTCTATGAGGTAGACGGTGTAGGTTTCTTGCATATTGACCGTGTTCTTCCCCGTCCTCTTATCCGCCTCTGCCACGCTTATCTccattttcttcagcagagccgTGCCTCTCTCCACCATCTGAGAACCAGAGAGGTGAGGTGGGGAATAATGAGCAAAGGAGAGCAGCACAGGTACAAGGCAGCTTTAAGGCGAGCATTTTAGGTCTGCGCAAATCGCAATACAGACACACAGCAGTCAGCTGGGCTGGAAAAGCTACGGAACTTGTCATTTATTGGTGCAGGACATGCAAACTAGCCTGCACACAGACGATGAATAGGGCTCATTCAGAGTGAACAAAACTTTCCGCTCCGACTGGCTAACTGGCAAGCTAACAGCGAAAACAGCGTTTAGATAAAGTTTCCAAATCACGCGAGAACACCCATTTAAAGCTCGCCTCCCAACGTTTAAACAACCAAAAAGCAAGGGTTGAAATAGCCGCTCAAGTTAAGAAACCTTCCACAAAACCGCAACTTGCTTCTTTTGAAAACccctgtagaaaaaaaaaaaaaaaaaaaaaacacacccacTGCCAAGCGTCACCATAACTCGGCTAACTTTAGGCCACACCGGCAGCGTTTTATCTCGGGATACTTTGACGTAGATTGTTTTACAAACATCAGTCGTGTTGGCTTTAAAAGATATCAAAGTACAACCGTGTTTATTATGTTGTTCTCCGACTCCGTTGACGTGATGTCGGTGTTGCAAATCACAGCTACCTCTTCGCTACTTCCAGAGTCTGCCATGATcatctgactcctgctgctgctgctgtcagctgAGCTGGCACGGCGCATGCGCACTTCACTAACAGCCCTGGTAGTTTTAAATtgtgttaaaaacaattaacataaatatcaggatatatataatatatgacaACATAAATTATTTACAGTTTGGAATGATACAAAAGTGGTTCACTTGTCATGCATTCATTTACAAGCTCAATATATTTCTTctttaatcaaaacaaaatagctAATTATGTAAATCTTAGTAATCATTACGACCACATATACCACGacgatataaaaaataataaggaaaacaaataagaaaaatcatTTTATATCTTATTTTCA
This genomic interval carries:
- the snx4 gene encoding sorting nexin-4 isoform X2, encoding MIMADSGSSEEMVERGTALLKKMEISVAEADKRTGKNTVNMQETYTVYLIETRPAETVSEGGVPPAPDTLWRRYSEFELLRTYLLVTYPYVIIPPLPEKRAEFVWHKLSADNLDPDFVERRRVGLENFLLRVASHPVLSNDNIFFLFLTEEKGWREAVLETGFQDKVDSRLKSLSAMFRVKNPDKRFTALKHYSDDLSTVISQLLRIRARVADRLYGVYKVHANYGRVFSEWSAIEKEMGDGLQSAGHHMDTYAASIDDILEEEEHYADQLKEYLFYTDAVRSVCKKHELVQYELEMAAQDLTYKKQQKEELATGTVRIFSLKGMTSKLFGQETQEQRESKVAALEQSIQEGEDALKEKNAESQEFVEKAWTDIERFKEQKDKDLREALISYAIMQISMCKKGIQVWSNAKECFNKM
- the snx4 gene encoding sorting nexin-4 isoform X1; translated protein: MRRASSADSSSSRSQMIMADSGSSEEVAVICNTDITSTESENNIINTMVERGTALLKKMEISVAEADKRTGKNTVNMQETYTVYLIETRPAETVSEGGVPPAPDTLWRRYSEFELLRTYLLVTYPYVIIPPLPEKRAEFVWHKLSADNLDPDFVERRRVGLENFLLRVASHPVLSNDNIFFLFLTEEKGWREAVLETGFQDKVDSRLKSLSAMFRVKNPDKRFTALKHYSDDLSTVISQLLRIRARVADRLYGVYKVHANYGRVFSEWSAIEKEMGDGLQSAGHHMDTYAASIDDILEEEEHYADQLKEYLFYTDAVRSVCKKHELVQYELEMAAQDLTYKKQQKEELATGTVRIFSLKGMTSKLFGQETQEQRESKVAALEQSIQEGEDALKEKNAESQEFVEKAWTDIERFKEQKDKDLREALISYAIMQISMCKKGIQVWSNAKECFNKM
- the snx4 gene encoding sorting nexin-4 isoform X3; protein product: MVERGTALLKKMEISVAEADKRTGKNTVNMQETYTVYLIETRPAETVSEGGVPPAPDTLWRRYSEFELLRTYLLVTYPYVIIPPLPEKRAEFVWHKLSADNLDPDFVERRRVGLENFLLRVASHPVLSNDNIFFLFLTEEKGWREAVLETGFQDKVDSRLKSLSAMFRVKNPDKRFTALKHYSDDLSTVISQLLRIRARVADRLYGVYKVHANYGRVFSEWSAIEKEMGDGLQSAGHHMDTYAASIDDILEEEEHYADQLKEYLFYTDAVRSVCKKHELVQYELEMAAQDLTYKKQQKEELATGTVRIFSLKGMTSKLFGQETQEQRESKVAALEQSIQEGEDALKEKNAESQEFVEKAWTDIERFKEQKDKDLREALISYAIMQISMCKKGIQVWSNAKECFNKM